A region of the Apium graveolens cultivar Ventura chromosome 6, ASM990537v1, whole genome shotgun sequence genome:
aggctatgatcctgtttgacatcacagaatcaagactgttatgcaaaatgtttcttacctttgcatctttcagtaCAACTACTTTCTCTTATGGTTTCCATTCTGtcttctccttcagttgatagtgttcagaaatagtaggagttgcaggcaccagttttgttggcatgaagggtccatcattgattacgtctagataatctggatctgtagcttccaggtacatgagcatcttcaccttccatgttggatattcagtctttttcagaattggaattttaatgctttcatacttgttcagagacatgtttagattgtttctgattgtaaatttatcagtgagcTCGGATATCgattgttgcccagtaaagatataattgtttaaggggggttggatacaattgtataaatatttcgaacaagtaataaaatataacagctttttatatatctgataaaaactattacaaaatcctctcaagaaatactgatgttcttgagagctgctaggtcgaatgatcctcgagtgttgtACGCTAAGTGttgacctaaactgtgtttatatactacacagctacaacaaattaatcaaagatatgcattatcaaaaactaactgaaactgatacatatcttaaactaaataGATAAAGTCATATAACTCAaacgtaacagatatctgctccatATTATAAGGAAtagaacaaatcctctaatgttgactgtcttcaaatactgatgtcatacgaatcctgatgacataccaaatcctgacggtacatcagatcctgatgacatccgaacagccagatcctgaacttcttctgatcattgagaattcaatatgtaacaccATATTCTCCCAACAAATTTTCTTCCTGGAAACCTTATTCAGCCTCTCTTTGTACATCTTTATCGTACTGTTAGAAAATAGTACAAGTCAACAAAAAACATTTTGCGTAAATTACCTAAAGCAGagtatttaataaattaaaaatatttactcACTTGTCAATAACTTTTACCCATTCATCGCTTGTAATACGACGCTTAAGAGGATCCACGTGGTATACTACCTCCGTTATTGGAACAACAACGGACAATGACCAATGATTCCTACCAAAGCATGAGAAGATGTGTCATTGAGAAATTCAATTATGTAGTTAGATGTTACCTAAAAAATAACCAAAGGTAACTTgtagaaataattaaataaattacttatatctcatttaattatatatttaacaaTTTAAAACTTACCAAATTAATTTACAAGTTAACAAATTTAAAGTTCTAGCCATACAAATATATTCtacaaatttctaaaattcactaaaaatataaaaaaatgaaaattaatttacaaatacTTAAACATCTTAATGAGATAATAAAATATGAAGTGTACTTATAAAGTGAGAAATGCTTACACGTCATTGAAAGAAATAAGAAAGCATTGACCTTCCATAACATTCATAAAACGGTTGGCAAGCACACGTGACCTCTCCCCTGCATTGCCACAACCAATGGCTCCAACCATACCCGGTTCCACAAAAGCAATCAAATTCGTCATTTTATTCTTCCTCAGAAACTCATACAAGAAGCTGTAAAcaaattaaacaatagttggaaTCTAATTTCATTTTATTTAGAGAACAATTAAAATAAGAATGCACTCATTTTTAATTGAAGACAATTAACAACAAATTGAAAAAACTAATGTACTGGGAAACTTACTGAATGAATATGGTAATGATAGATCCGGACATTTCACCTCTACCACACAAGGAATGTATATCTTGCAAGAAAGATCACCTGCTTCTTTGAGACAGCAAATGCTTATTTATTTAACTGAAAACTTACAGTTCTGCCATCGCTTAAAGCATCATTTGCCCACATCCACAACCATTTTAAAGATGATGGATAATTTAAACCCATCTCTACATGAAGCTCATCCTCCACATCATCAGTTTCTATCACTACAGGCTTCTTTGTTTTCTTCGAACCAACTTTCTTCGCACCACGCTTTTTGACattctgaaaataaaaaaaatgcaCATCAACACATTAAAAACATAACAAAATATATCAATTACACACACACTATCATCAATCTTTACCTTTGGAGTAGACAAAACTTGGATATTGCCTGTGTTCCCCACCATGAGATCCCTTGGCCATGCAATAAAATAACCTATTGCTTGTTTTACAGTTACAATTTCATCTCCAACGGGGAATGGGATCTTAGCATCCTCTTGAATTACATAAAAAATGGACACTGTTGCATTTTCCTTCGAAAGGTGCATTTCGTGAAGAGTCGGCTCACATCCTTTAGCAACAGGGATTTGAACAACCCGACCATATGCTACGATGTTGCTTACTGATCCTATTGCCAGTTGACAAACACTGGATAAACCATCCAACTTCAAACCTTTAGGATGATTCTTACTTTCAACAAACTCATTATCAACGTCAACCATAGGACCTCCTCACCTTTGAAAAAAACATTCTGCTCATTCTCCTCGTCAATCTTTTCATATCCAACATTGTCTTTAGAAAAGAATTATACATTCTCCTTATCACCATGATCTGAACCTTCATCACCAGATTCCACGTTCAGCTTTTTCCTCACAATATCATTTCTATCATTCTCGTTTACGAACTGAGGCACGGCCATTAAATCTGAGCAGCTTCCTTGTTGGGAATCAATGATTGGGCTACCCTTTTGACCAATACCTTTTGCCATTTTCAATTATGCTTTGATCTTTTCAATTTCATCAGTCCAGAATGCATCTCTCTGTTTTATAATTTTCGGAGTCTCCTCAGCCATAAAGTTTTTAACCCCCTCACGTATCATCTCCTCAATAGTCCTCGATTTTTTCTGTCTCGGAAGATCAAAATAGATAGACTGCTTCACGTGGCTCCCCTGCCCACGTACTCTACCTCCATGCTCAGGCTTATCGAGTGTCATGATTAACACATCAATTCTACCTTCTTTTACCAATTCCCCTTCTTTAACCTTCTTCTTGAGTAACTCCTAAAAAGAGCACAGTGTAGAAGAAGTTATAAATCAAATTAGAACTATGATGAATATTTTCAGTTGAAATATAAATGAATAACTTACTATGTTCTCAGCTTTTTCTTTAACTTTCTCATTTTTAAAATTGCCATCTTTGTCTTTCCTTGCAAGGACCCATGCATCCGATCGATCTATCGGTTCTTTTGGATGTTTTTTCAACTGCATGTATGACATGTTTTATTGATGATTCAAAGATACAAATTCATATGATGCatatagaaaaaaatatatgtgaGGCTTTAATCAGAACATTGCTAAATATTCCCGGGAAGACAAAATATAGAGAATATGTTTGTATTGATATGGCTGAAATGGGAATAAGAATGGAGCTGAGACAAAAAAAATCCTGGAAAAAAGGGAAGTTACTGATGGCATCTTGGAACTTATTGCATAAAGAAAAAAAGATTGTATGCTCGTCCTTGATTGTCATGAAGTTACTTGATGGTTTTTGTTCGAACCTTAAGGGTATAGTATCAATGAATACTCTGCGACTTGTTTGAATGAAATCTCACGACTGTCATACAATATTGCATCACTTGCTCCCCATCGCACTTCGGTCAGTACTTATAAAAATAAGTCAGGTGCACTATTATCAGGTTTTGCCTTTTTTTCAAGGGAATTTGTAGTAAAGTCATTGAGGTCGATAAATTAGAAAAAATGTAGTCTCAATTGGTGGAGACCTTATGCCAGCTAGAAAAGCACTTTCCCCCTTTCTTGTTTGATGTAATGATCCATCTCTCATCTCATCTTGTAAGAGAGGTTGAGCTTTGTGGGCCTGTCTTCCTACGTCGGATGTATCCTTTCGAAATATATATGAAGACGTTCAAGGGATATGTTCGAAACAAGGCTCATCCGGAAGGCTGCATCGCTGAGGCCTATATTGCAGAAGAGGCGGTTGAGTATTTAGTTAATTTTGAAGAACCAACAGTTGTGTTACCAGGTAGGGATAAGAACAAGGAGAAATACATACCCTTATCTGGTACAACAATGATAAAGCCGAGCATCAAGGATTTGCACCAAGCACATCTGTGTCTTCTTCAAAATAGTAATGAATTGACCCCATACTTCAAGTAAGTTTCTTTATTTAGATTTCTTATTTTTCAGTAATAAATATAGCTATTTTTTGTTCcatgattttatgatttttttcaacAAAAACTGACATTGATTTACTCACAGTGAACATATGGCCTTCTTGGTGGCAAGATATCTATTACATGAAAATGATGAAGAATGGCTAAAGAACAAGCAAAATGAAACATTCCCTAATTGGTTTCAAAAGAAGGTATTAGCTAGACattaatttttttctaatatAAAGATATCAAGTACATGTCTAATTGCTttagtatttttattttttggACTGATTTCATCGGAATTGCTTGATGTGAAAAGTATGGTATCTAAGGAGCTAATGAGGCTTGCAGAAGGGCCTAACAAGTATGTCCTTACATTCAGTGGCTACAAAATCAATGGTGTTACCTACAACACAAAAGATCGTGATGAGACGCGACAAGTTCAATGCAGCGGTGTTTGTGTTCATGCTGATACAATGCTCGTGCATGGTAAGGATAAGAACATTGAGCATATTTCACATATATTTTATGGAGTAATCACAAGTATTTGGGAGTTGGACTATAACTATTTTCGAGTCCCTATCTTTCGGTGCAATTGGATAGGTATGAACAAAAGGGTTAAGATAGATGATTTAGGATATACAATTGTTAATTTACACAAGTTAGGTTTTCTGAACGACCCTTTTGTGTTAGGGAAACATGTCAAGCAAGTTTGTTATATTGACGACCCTCTTGAAAAATTTTGGTCAGTTGTATTAAAATTACCAGACAAGATTGATGATCAAAGTGACGATGAAAATGAGGGATCCGTAAAAATTGAACTTGAGAATGAGGTAGATGTCACCATGTTCCCAACTGTTGATGAAGTCGAGGAAGAAAATAGCAGTTACATGCGGGAGGAAGAAAAGATGATTCAGCTTCCATAATTATATCAACTGATCATATGTTACCTATAAGTGCCTATGTTATCCCCTTTGCTTATAATTTGTACTTAATCAAATTTGGTTGGACGGTTTATTGTAAGATTTGCTTTGGCATTGTTCTTGAAGTATTTGGTTTGATTTTTATCTAAGAATTGTTATATGTAATTTGTACCTTTCAGTTAGGTTTGAGAATTTTTTTGTACATCTGGTTTGAGAACTTGTTGGAAGCATTTCTTTGACAATGTTCTTAAAGCATTTGATTTGCTTTTTGTCTAAAGATTGTTATATGTTTTAggcaatttttttaaaaacccTCAGGTAATTAGACAATGGTTTTCCATGAAAGTTGTTGTCACATATTTTCTAATGCAGGTGATTCAAACAACGAGTAGAACATCATTATCTGAAACTCTTTTACTCAACAGAGGTGATAAACTGGTGTCTGTTATGTTTTGTTTCTAATATTGGTTTTTCTGCACCATTGTCTTAAATAAATAACACATTGGTTCCGAAAAACTGTTGTCTAACTTGCGCAACAGTCTGAAAACCCATTGTGTAAAATCATAAAAAGCACACTGGTTTATTGTGACCTAAACAACACTTGAATTAATAGCAGTCACACAATGAGGATGAATACAACCATTGTCTCATTGGAGCACGGGGACACCATTTAGACAACATTTTCGAATAAGTTGAATCACCATTGTTTGAAATAGAATGACACAAGGCTTTTTATTCAACAACCAATTAAGTTTTTTTGGTAACCATTGTCTAACAGGGGGTGTTTGATTCAGTTTCTGTTTAGTGTAACATCAGATTACGTGATCGAACTCTCTTTCATCTCCAAGATTACAACGGTTCAATTCTGGCAAATCAGTTGACATTGTCGTCCAAAAGTATACAACAAAACATAACATTAGTGAACAAGTATATTATACAATCTACAGATGGCATGTAAAAAGAGTAGCTAGCTTAGTTTTTTATATCATTAGTACATCAGCTATCCATGTTGTCTAAGAATATATGCCAAATGTTGCCGTTGAAGCATGCAACCATCCAAGCACTGCCGTTTAACCACACAGCACTGCCGTTTAACCACACATTGTGAATGTCACTAACAATTTAACATGTTTAACAGGCTAACATACTTATACTGCCATTTAAAAAACATCAGTCTGAACAAGTCTCCGCAGGCTCATTTTTATTGTTTCCATTAACTTAAACAAATGCACTTTAGCTAGATCAATTTAGGCAGTGTAAAAGGTTAGTAGAACTCCAGTGAAGATGCTCAGTTTTACAAGGACAAGCCTAAACGCctatttatttaaattatgacggtgcatttttatatattaaaaatgcAGTATATAAACACATTGATTGATCATTAACATGTGTACAAAGCGTAGCACGCTTCTTCTTCTTCACTATCTTCTTGCAGCTTAAAATGTTGCTGAAAATGGCCATTATTTCACTTATCACTCTTAGTGTCATCTTCACATTTTCTGCTGAGCTTGCTAGAGGAAGTGAATTTGAGGGCATAGATCTCGTGACCAAGAAAAATGAGTTAAAAACTTACATCATACACGTTAAGAAGCCCGAGGCTCATATATTTACTCAAGCCGATAATTTGAGCAACTATCATAAGTCATTTATGTCTGGTCGCCCAGTTGCAGCAGCCTCGAACCAGCAACAAGATTTTCTTTACTCATACAAACATGTGATCAATGGTTTTGCAGCAAGACTTACTGAAGAAGATGTGGAGGCTATGAAAGAAATGGACGGGTTTGTGTCTGCACAACTAGAGAAAGTGTTGCATCAACAGACAACCCACACACCTGGATTCTTGGGATTGCAACAAGAAACTGGTTTATGGAGAGAATCAAATTTCGGAGAAGGGGTTATTATTGGTGTTTTGGATGGAGGAATTTTGCCCACACATCCTTCATTTACCGACGAAGGAATGCCTTCTCCACCAGCCAGATGGAAAGGGAAGTGTGAGTTTGTTACTTCGAAGTGTAACAATAAAATCATTGGCGCAAGATCATTCAACAACTCGGCAACAGTCATCTCTCCGCTTGATCAAGAAGGACATGGAAGCCATGTAGCTGGTATAGCTGCTGGAAGGTTTGTGAAAAATGCTGAAGTGCTTGGCCTTGGTAATGGCACAGCTGTAGGAGTTGCACCTAAAGCTCATTTGGCAATCTACAAAGTGTGCCCCACAACAGGAAGGTGTTTTGAAAGTGACTTACTTGCAGGAATTGATGCTGCCGTCAGTGATGGAGTTGATGTTATTTCCATTTCTATAGTAGGGAAGGAATCGGTGCCATTTTTTCAAGATGCTATTGCTGTTGGATCATTTGCAGCAATTCAAAAAGGAATATTTGTAAGCTGCTCTGCTGGAAACACAGGCCCTTTAAACAGCACTGTGGCAAATGATGCCCCTTGGATATTAACTGTTGGTGCAAGCACCACAGATAGGAGCTTCAAAGTCATTGCAAAACTAGGAAATGGTGAAGAGTTTACTGGTGAATCCTTGTTCCAACCAGAAGGTTTCTCTTCAGCACTAATGCCACTTATCTATGCTGGTTCAAATAGCAACTCCAACTCTTCATTTTGTGTTGAAGGATCCTTAGAAGGAATTGATGTCAAAGGAAAGATTGTACTATGCGAGCGAGGACTAAGTGCAAGACTGTCTAAAGGAGAGACGGTCAGAAAAGCTGGAGGTGCAGCGATGATTTTGTTGAATCAAGAAATAGACGGATCAACCATTGTAGCGGAAAATCATGTTCTCCCTGCAGCACATGTTAGTTACGCCACAGGGCTTAAGATTAAAGCTTTCATAAATTCAACACTAGCGTCTACAGCAGCAATCATTTTTAAAGGAACTGCAAATGGAGATCCACTGGCTCCTGCAGTTGCTTCCTTCTCCGCAAGAGGTCCTAGCATCACAACCCCAGGAATTCTAAAGCCAGACATAGTCGGGCCTGGAGTTAACATTTTATCAGCATGGCCATTCTCTGTTAATGGTAATTCAAATTCATTATCCACGTTTAATGTTGAATCTGGAACATCGATGTCATGTCCTCACCTTAGTGGAATCGCTGCTTTGCTCAAAAGTGCACATCCTAATTGGTCACCCGCTGCAATTAAGTCTGCAATCATGACCACCGCTGATATACTCAACCTCGATAAAAATCCCATCGTCACAGAAAGGTCAATGCCAGCTGATATCTTTGCCATTGGTGCAGGCCATGTCAATCCATCAAAAGCCAATAATCCTGGACTTGTATACGACATTCATCCAGATGAATACATACCATACTTATGTGGTCTAGGATACACCGATGATCAAGTTGGAATACTCACACAACGAACGATCAATTGCACCAACGAAACAAGCATACCAGAAGCACAACTAAACTACCCTTCATTTTCAATCATTCTTTCCTCTATCAACCAAACATACACAAGAACAATCACTAACGTTGGAGAACCAAACTCCTCATACAACATCGAAATCATTCCACCAAAAGGTGTTCTCATGACAGTCAATCCTACAAGACTCAATTTCACAGAAGCAAACCAACGGTTAAGTTACCGAGTAACATTTAGCCGATCAACTGAAGCCATAAACACGCAATATGTTCAAGGATTCTTGAAATGGACATCGACACATCATACAGTTAGTAGCCCAATGTCTGTAAAGCTAGTTTAAGCATTGTATCATCAAAGATTGAAGCTGTCAACGCAGACTTAAATTTTaagcaaaaaaaaaaatcatacaTTCATATATGGCACAAAATAATTGTTTAGACTATAGAGTAAGCAATGACATCATATAATTTACCTTGTTAAAATTGTTTACTTGTTTACAACTACAGCACACCAAATCCaatcacaaacaatcaagaaagGCTGAATACAGCCTATCAAAAAAGGAAGAGCAGCCCCACATACAAAGCTTGTCTTACTCTAGACAAGCTAACATGGAAACAACATGTACACTAAATACATATTGTACTACCTAAATAGGCTAGTGCAGAAGTTAATGTGTTTCAGCACAGAACACAAATTCTGAATGGCCACTACTCAAGAAACTCTAAAAACACAAAACTCAACTACTAAAAACGAATCTCTACCATTAGTATACAACCATCGATCACCACGTTTCAACTTCTCTTTAAACGAATGGCTCGAGACCAGGTTCCAGCTTCTCGAGCCCAATCACCCAGAATTCTCCGCTCCATCTCAAACTGTTCGAGCCCTTGTAGTTGTAGGTCCTACTCCACTCACTGCAGAGACTCTGGATAAGCTTCCAGGAGTGGAGATAGTGGTAGGTAGCAGCGCTGGCGTGAACCATATTGATGTTGCTGAGTGTCATCGCCGTGGCATCAAAGTAACTAACGCTGGAGATGCTTTCTCTGAAGATGTTGCTGATTATGCTGTTGGATTGTTTTTTGATGTTCTCCGGAGGGTCTCTGCCGCGGATCGTTTTGTTCGGGCTGGATTATGGCCAGTTAAAGGAGTCTACCCTCTTGGTTCTAAGGTCAACATGTCACTTTTTCTGATCAGTATTTTATATGCATAGTATACGGTTAATTTATCCTACATAGGTGATCAAATACAAATTAATTTAGCTTATACAGGCGTTTGATTAAATACAAATTAATTTATCCTGTTGCCTAGTGATTTGCTAGTGGCTAGTACTGGTGTCTTCCTAAGAAGATTAAGCCCTGTTCCAGTAAATTCTGAGGTTCTTTATGTGAGCTTTCTTTATGTTATCAATTAAATTGCACTGAAATCTTTACAAATGCAGTTAGGGGGTAAGCGTGTTGGTATCATTGGGCTTGGAAGTATTGGCTCTGAGATTGCTAAAAGGCTGGAAGCATTTGGTTGCGTAATTTCCTACAATTCAAGGAAAAAGAAGGCACATGTTTCGCATCCTTACTATGCCAATGTTAAGGACCTTGCAGCCAACACTGATGTTCTCATTGTTTGTTGTGCATTAACCAAAGAAACTCACCATTTGATTAACAAGGATGTTATGACTGCTTTAGGAAAGACCGGTGTTGTCATTAATGTTGGTCGTGGAGCTCTCATTGATGAGAAGGAACTAGCCAAGTTTTTAGTGCAAGGTAAGATTGGAGGAGCAGGTCTTGATGTCTTCGAGGACGAACCTAGTGTGCCTGAAGAGCTGTTTGGATTAGACAATGTTGTTTTATCTCCTCATAGAGCGGTTATGACCCCAGAATCCATGTTAGCATTGAAGAATGTGGTCATCGGAAATTTAAGCGCCTTCTTTGCTAATAAGCCTTTGCTCTCCCAGATCATGCCGGAGTGAAAATTTACTAATACTACTACCCATGTTCTCCAATTTAAATTGTAAACATTTTAGGCATATAAACTTGTCTACATCATAGGCTATTGCTAATTACAATATTTTGCCAGCAATTTATGACCTTATTCAAACTAAATAAAGTAATGCTATGAATAGACAGAATCTTgaatttttttctcttttcttgtCTTGACATATATATAGTAATTTACACCAAACCACTTGCAATATTTTTGGTGTCTTGGATATTTTAATGTGTAATTTGATTGAATAACAAGACCAACGAGCAAATAAAGCTAAGCCAGTGGCTAGCTAGTATATCCTTCTCCAAGAATTTTCTAACTATGGAGGCTTCTGCTCAAGAATTTTCTAACCCAAACAACGTTGAACTTCCTCTGGTACTACATCATTACGATCCAAAATACAAAGACCATCCTATTAGTCAACTGATCCGAACTCGTTATCGTCTCCTCGAAGTCTCTGATCCATCCTTTCCCACCCTATCCTGCTCTGTCCGGGTCTTGATCTGTATTGGCATTTCACCAGTCACCTCTGAAACTTTAGACCAGCTCCCTGCACTAGAATGTGTCGTGGGATCTACCGTTGGAGTCAACCACATCGATGTTGCTGAGTGTTGGCGCCGTGGAATTAAAGTCACTACTGCTGGTGATGCCTTTTCTGAGGATGTTGCAGATTATGCAATTGGCCTATTGATAGATATTCTTCGTCGGCTGTCAGCTTCAGATCGATTTTTGCGGGATGGATTCTGGCCTTCAAAAGGACACTACCCTCTTGCTTCTAAGGTCAATATTTTGATTGTTTAGTAATTGAGTTTAATACAATTAGAATTTCATTAAATAACAACTATATTATTGAAATTGTCGTGTTTGTGTATATACTGGGTACATCTTACTCCTCCCCGGACTTTACCCTGCTGCTACTGTATGTTTGGTTGTACGCTTTCTATTATTGTGCTAGGAGTGCCTTAACAGTATTTCACAGTTTTCAGATCTAGGAAATCATCTGACTAATTAAATTTATTACATTGACTTGTGTCATGTTGGTTAAAAATCACAACAATACTTTGCATCTAAATGCTGTATTAAGAAGCTAATACTATCTTCTATGTAGGTAACATCACTGTGTTTCCTTATCTTGGCAGATAAAGTcctctttttcttttaatttgtTTGAGCTTTATTATGTACCAACAACCGACATCCGGTTGGGCTAGAAATAATGAATTGTTCAGTAGGTTGGTGCAAATTAATCTACAAGAGAGAAACTCAACTAGCCATGTGAAGATATATACCAGTGAATTTTTATTGCTCAAGCTTGGATTTTCCATCACTTGAAATTATTGATGCTTGACACTGATGATGCATCAGTTTACTAGATAGCTTTAAGTATAACAGTAACACTTTTCTTACTACAGTTAGGTGGGAAACGTGTGGGGATTGTGGGACTTGGAAGTATTGGTTCTGAAGTTGCGAAAAGGTTAAAGGCATTTGGCTGCATCATCGCTTACAACTCGAGAAAGAAGAAGACAAATGTTACCTTCCCATATTATGAAAACATTCATGACCTTGCTAGGAACAGTGATGCTCTCATACTTTGTTGTACATTAACAAATGAAACTCACCACTTGATTAACAAGGATGTCATAACATCTCTAGGAAAGACTGGTGTTATTGTTAATGTCGGACGTGGGCCTCTCATTGATGAGAAAGAATTAGTACAGTGTTTGCTTAAAGGTGAGATCGGAGGAGCTGCTCTTGACGTCTTTGAGAAAGAGCCACATGTGCCAGAAGAGCTATTTACACTGGACAATGTCGTGCTCTCTCCACACAGAGCTATGATAACCCCAGAATCCTTTTCAGCACTATCAAGTGTAATCATGGGTAACTTGGATGCATTTTTTGCAAATCAGCTCTTGCTTTCAGAGATGAAACCTATATGAAAAATAGTCTTCTTTTATCTTACAGGTATTAATTCTACTTGCATTCATAAATACTAAATAGTAAAACAAATTACTGTTGTCAGAACATAATATCATGTCATATTAGCAAGGAGGTTTTACTTTTCCACTCTGGGGTCTTTTCCTGCACAATCTTATAAATGGCTTGTTTGAGACCACTTTGACTGAGCAAGATTTTAAGCAAGTCGAGCTTTGAACTACTTTGGGATAAATATTGTGGTTTGTAGTTGAAGGGCTATCCTCAAATTTTCATAATGTTAAATTTTCAAACAAAGGATGTGAGTAACTGAACCTGGCACAATTTTGATGATTAACACTCTATAGCTGGATTTGTTGCAACAAACGGTAATTAACATATTCCAAACATGAGCTGAGACAGTGATGTCTAAAGCTTATTTATCTATATAAAGAGGAGATTACAACATTCATTGTGCCAAAGTAAATGTTGCAGTTGGTAGCTTTAAATTTTTGTTGTATAGATCTGGAAATCAATCCTAAATAGCATGAACCAAATTTTTACTCTTAGGAGAATCATTTTCTTGTTCCAGTGGCTGAGAAATTTGAGCTTTAAGAAAACCAGTATCCTCTTCACATGGCTTTGAGATTTCAGTGTCCAGAGGTTTAGTTTCTTCGGTGTTCTTATGTTCCCCTGGCTGAGGTATTTTAGTGTTAGAATAATCCTGTACCCGTGGCTCAACCTTTTTTGAGTCAATAGCTTCTTGTCTGTTCCGGAACAGCTTGTGTGCCATATGCTGAGCAAAGGTACGAGGAGGAAAGAGCGGTGGCTCAGCCGCAGTTGCAGTCTCTGGTAGTGGCTTTAGAATAATCTTCTCTTTTGGAGGCTCACAAAAAACAGCCCACGAAATTCTGACCTTTTCCTTGTTCACAAGTCCCCTGTGAAGAATGCTTTTATACTTCCCATTGCTTAAAATTTCAAGGGTGTCCCCAATGTGTACAATAATGGAGTTTGGAACACATTTTGCGGTTACCCACTTGCCTCCATAGAAGAGTTGTAGACCGGGCACCATATTATGGAGTATGAAACTGAGTGCACTCACATCAGTGTGAGCTTCAACACCAAGAGCCAGTTCTGGTTGGGGACATTTGGGATAGTAATTAATCTTCATTTGGAGTAGTAGCTCTTCCATTCCACCAACTTCTTTTTCTAGCCTTCCTTCTTCAAGTCCCAATCCTAAAGATAATGCAGATAGTAACTTTGTCGTTAGCCCTCTTAACTCCTTTGCATACTCCCTTGTTGCCGGACTGCATTATATATAGTAACAAGTTCATGTTAGGCTATCTAGTATAATCATAAACTTTGATGATTTGTACTTAACAAAATAAAAGATAGTTAGCAGTTGGCATTTGCCGTAGGCCGTATATGTGGATCTTTTTCCACCATATGATTCATAGTTCACATATGTTTGTGGTGTCTTACAT
Encoded here:
- the LOC141664141 gene encoding glyoxylate/hydroxypyruvate reductase HPR3-like, giving the protein MEASAQEFSNPNNVELPLVLHHYDPKYKDHPISQLIRTRYRLLEVSDPSFPTLSCSVRVLICIGISPVTSETLDQLPALECVVGSTVGVNHIDVAECWRRGIKVTTAGDAFSEDVADYAIGLLIDILRRLSASDRFLRDGFWPSKGHYPLASKLGGKRVGIVGLGSIGSEVAKRLKAFGCIIAYNSRKKKTNVTFPYYENIHDLARNSDALILCCTLTNETHHLINKDVITSLGKTGVIVNVGRGPLIDEKELVQCLLKGEIGGAALDVFEKEPHVPEELFTLDNVVLSPHRAMITPESFSALSSVIMGNLDAFFANQLLLSEMKPI
- the LOC141668651 gene encoding subtilisin-like protease 4 codes for the protein MSGRPVAAASNQQQDFLYSYKHVINGFAARLTEEDVEAMKEMDGFVSAQLEKVLHQQTTHTPGFLGLQQETGLWRESNFGEGVIIGVLDGGILPTHPSFTDEGMPSPPARWKGKCEFVTSKCNNKIIGARSFNNSATVISPLDQEGHGSHVAGIAAGRFVKNAEVLGLGNGTAVGVAPKAHLAIYKVCPTTGRCFESDLLAGIDAAVSDGVDVISISIVGKESVPFFQDAIAVGSFAAIQKGIFVSCSAGNTGPLNSTVANDAPWILTVGASTTDRSFKVIAKLGNGEEFTGESLFQPEGFSSALMPLIYAGSNSNSNSSFCVEGSLEGIDVKGKIVLCERGLSARLSKGETVRKAGGAAMILLNQEIDGSTIVAENHVLPAAHVSYATGLKIKAFINSTLASTAAIIFKGTANGDPLAPAVASFSARGPSITTPGILKPDIVGPGVNILSAWPFSVNGNSNSLSTFNVESGTSMSCPHLSGIAALLKSAHPNWSPAAIKSAIMTTADILNLDKNPIVTERSMPADIFAIGAGHVNPSKANNPGLVYDIHPDEYIPYLCGLGYTDDQVGILTQRTINCTNETSIPEAQLNYPSFSIILSSINQTYTRTITNVGEPNSSYNIEIIPPKGVLMTVNPTRLNFTEANQRLSYRVTFSRSTEAINTQYVQGFLKWTSTHHTVSSPMSVKLV
- the LOC141664140 gene encoding glyoxylate/hydroxypyruvate reductase HPR3-like; its protein translation is MATTQETLKTQNSTTKNESLPLVYNHRSPRFNFSLNEWLETRFQLLEPNHPEFSAPSQTVRALVVVGPTPLTAETLDKLPGVEIVVGSSAGVNHIDVAECHRRGIKVTNAGDAFSEDVADYAVGLFFDVLRRVSAADRFVRAGLWPVKGVYPLGSKLGGKRVGIIGLGSIGSEIAKRLEAFGCVISYNSRKKKAHVSHPYYANVKDLAANTDVLIVCCALTKETHHLINKDVMTALGKTGVVINVGRGALIDEKELAKFLVQGKIGGAGLDVFEDEPSVPEELFGLDNVVLSPHRAVMTPESMLALKNVVIGNLSAFFANKPLLSQIMPE
- the LOC141664139 gene encoding anthocyanin synthase-like — its product is MVTNTSVSPRVETLAGSGIQLIPKEYVRPKDELISITNIFEEEKNDEGPQVPTIDISDIVSDDKVLREKCHEMIKEAAMEWGVMHLVNHGISSEVIDRVRVAGQEFFSEPIGEKEKYANDPGTGMIQGYGSKLANNASGQLEWEDYFFHLVYPEEKADLSLWPKRPQDYIPATREYAKELRGLTTKLLSALSLGLGLEEGRLEKEVGGMEELLLQMKINYYPKCPQPELALGVEAHTDVSALSFILHNMVPGLQLFYGGKWVTAKCVPNSIIVHIGDTLEILSNGKYKSILHRGLVNKEKVRISWAVFCEPPKEKIILKPLPETATAAEPPLFPPRTFAQHMAHKLFRNRQEAIDSKKVEPRVQDYSNTKIPQPGEHKNTEETKPLDTEISKPCEEDTGFLKAQISQPLEQENDSPKSKNLVHAI